A single genomic interval of Methyloceanibacter caenitepidi harbors:
- a CDS encoding MFS transporter, whose product MRATTTTRKALPPTVWALGFTSLFMDVSSELIHGLLPLFLVVNLGASAAVLGLVEGIAEAAAQIVKVFSGWLSDTLRRRKALAVAGYGLAAVTKPLFPLASTVALVAFARLVDRIGKGIRGAPRDALVADVTPPAQRGAAFGLRQSLDTVGATLGPLLAIGLMALFNDDIRTVLWFAVIPAVISVAILLIFVRDPGPQHLSADGAKRVPIKLRDLGGLGGFYWFVVGAGAVFTLARFSEAFLVIRAYGAGLPLALAPAVIAVMSIVFAVTAYPVGRLQDKFGARPPLLAGLTALIAADLLLAFGSGLVTVFLAIGLWGLHLGLTQGVLSALVAHAAPAKLRGTAFGVFGLTVGVATLAASLVAGILWDAVSPEATFLTGAGFAGAALVAFLALRPVEQA is encoded by the coding sequence GTGCGCGCAACGACGACAACCCGCAAGGCGCTCCCGCCGACGGTGTGGGCGCTGGGCTTCACATCCCTCTTCATGGATGTGTCCTCGGAGCTGATCCACGGACTGCTGCCCCTGTTCCTGGTCGTCAATCTCGGTGCCAGCGCCGCGGTGCTCGGCCTTGTGGAGGGGATCGCGGAAGCCGCCGCCCAGATCGTGAAGGTCTTCTCGGGCTGGCTTTCGGACACGCTCCGGCGCCGCAAGGCCCTGGCGGTCGCGGGCTACGGCCTCGCGGCCGTGACCAAGCCGCTGTTTCCCTTGGCGAGCACGGTCGCGCTGGTGGCGTTCGCGCGCCTGGTGGACAGGATCGGAAAAGGCATTCGCGGGGCTCCACGCGATGCGTTGGTCGCGGATGTGACGCCGCCGGCGCAACGGGGCGCCGCCTTCGGCTTGCGGCAATCGCTCGACACGGTCGGCGCGACGCTCGGGCCGCTGCTGGCCATCGGGCTCATGGCTCTGTTCAACGACGACATCCGCACCGTGTTGTGGTTCGCAGTCATCCCCGCCGTAATCTCTGTCGCGATCCTTCTGATCTTTGTCCGGGATCCCGGACCCCAGCACCTGTCGGCGGACGGCGCCAAACGTGTGCCCATCAAACTGCGGGACTTGGGCGGTCTCGGCGGGTTCTACTGGTTCGTGGTGGGCGCGGGAGCCGTGTTCACCCTGGCCCGGTTCAGCGAGGCGTTCCTGGTGATCCGGGCCTATGGAGCAGGTCTTCCTCTCGCGCTCGCGCCGGCGGTGATCGCCGTGATGAGCATTGTCTTCGCGGTCACCGCCTATCCGGTGGGCCGGCTCCAGGACAAATTCGGCGCGCGGCCGCCACTTTTGGCAGGGTTGACCGCCCTCATCGCCGCGGACCTGCTGCTGGCGTTTGGTTCGGGTCTCGTGACCGTGTTCCTTGCCATCGGGCTCTGGGGTCTCCATTTGGGACTGACACAGGGCGTGCTGTCGGCGCTGGTGGCCCATGCGGCGCCCGCCAAGCTTCGCGGCACGGCCTTCGGCGTCTTCGGCCTCACCGTCGGGGTCGCCACGCTGGCGGCGAGCCTGGTTGCTGGCATTCTGTGGGATGCCGTGTCGCCGGAAGCCACGTTCCTGACAGGCGCGGGGTTCGCCGGCGCGGCCCTAGTGGCCTTTCTGGCGCTGCGACCGGTCGAGCAGGCGTAG
- a CDS encoding amidase, with amino-acid sequence MLGIPKHDPVHALVPHTLEEPLAGAEDGPLAGRSFMVKDLFAIEGRKTGNGNPESYAAATPALATAPAVATLLDAGATLTGITICDEFFYSVLGTNAHYGQPVNPRSGRYVTGGSSCGSAAAVAAQMCDFALGSDTGGSIRVPASFCGLFGLRPTHGRIAMNGVTPMAPSFDTVGVLAADAELFRTVSRLLLQGDGREAPIERLILAKDIVSECEASVDQLVWRTLDALAPALPDVQQADIAGETIVAWRSAFATIQGFEIQSTLLPFVRDNDVELGPGIKERFEIAAGIRPEDAEEARQVRQTVAAHLKSILQPGTAIVLPTTPTQPPERNIPDGASFAEYRTRTLQNTCMAGLAGLPQISVPVGEASGCPAGLSFIGWEGGDEALLDFAVGLSDML; translated from the coding sequence ATGCTGGGCATTCCGAAACACGACCCCGTTCATGCGCTCGTTCCCCATACGCTCGAAGAGCCGCTTGCGGGAGCCGAGGACGGACCCCTCGCGGGACGCAGCTTCATGGTGAAGGACCTCTTCGCCATCGAGGGCCGCAAGACAGGGAACGGCAATCCGGAATCCTATGCTGCCGCGACGCCCGCCCTTGCGACGGCGCCCGCCGTGGCGACGCTCCTGGACGCGGGCGCGACCCTGACCGGCATCACCATTTGCGATGAATTCTTCTACAGCGTGCTCGGCACCAACGCCCATTACGGCCAGCCGGTGAACCCGCGCTCGGGCCGCTACGTGACCGGCGGCTCCTCTTGCGGCTCGGCCGCCGCCGTGGCCGCGCAGATGTGCGATTTCGCACTCGGCTCCGACACGGGCGGCTCGATCCGCGTCCCGGCCTCGTTCTGTGGGCTGTTCGGGCTCCGTCCGACCCACGGCCGCATCGCCATGAACGGTGTGACGCCGATGGCCCCAAGCTTCGACACCGTTGGTGTCCTGGCGGCGGATGCCGAGCTGTTCCGGACCGTCTCCCGTCTCCTGTTGCAGGGAGACGGCCGCGAGGCACCGATCGAGCGGCTCATCCTCGCGAAGGACATCGTCTCCGAATGCGAGGCCAGCGTGGACCAGCTCGTCTGGCGCACCCTCGATGCGCTCGCGCCCGCCCTTCCGGACGTCCAGCAGGCCGACATCGCGGGAGAGACCATCGTCGCTTGGCGGTCGGCCTTCGCGACGATCCAAGGCTTCGAGATCCAGTCGACGCTCCTGCCCTTCGTGAGGGACAACGACGTCGAGCTCGGGCCCGGGATCAAGGAGCGCTTCGAGATCGCCGCGGGCATTCGTCCGGAGGACGCCGAGGAGGCGCGCCAAGTCCGCCAGACCGTGGCCGCCCATCTCAAGTCCATCCTCCAGCCCGGAACCGCGATCGTCCTGCCCACGACGCCCACCCAGCCTCCCGAGCGCAACATTCCGGACGGCGCCTCGTTCGCGGAGTACCGCACGCGCACGCTACAGAATACGTGCATGGCGGGCCTCGCCGGGCTGCCGCAAATTTCGGTTCCCGTGGGCGAAGCGTCAGGCTGCCCGGCCGGGCTATCCTTCATCGGCTGGGAAGGCGGCGACGAGGCCCTGTTGGACTTCGCGGTCGGCCTGTCGGATATGCTCTAG
- a CDS encoding SMR family transporter, giving the protein MTSLKPFLYLALAIVFEVIGTTALKESNGFTRLWPSVVTALAYTVSFTALAFTLKSIPVGLAYAIWSGVGIVLIAAIGWFRFRQTLDTPAIIGLALIVAGVVVINAFSKSLPH; this is encoded by the coding sequence GTGACCTCACTCAAGCCATTTCTCTATCTGGCCCTTGCCATCGTGTTCGAGGTGATCGGCACCACGGCCCTCAAGGAGTCGAATGGCTTCACCCGGCTTTGGCCGAGCGTCGTCACGGCGCTGGCCTACACGGTCTCCTTTACCGCGCTCGCGTTCACCCTCAAGTCGATTCCCGTCGGGCTCGCCTACGCGATCTGGTCCGGCGTCGGCATCGTCCTGATCGCGGCGATCGGCTGGTTTCGGTTCCGGCAGACGCTCGACACGCCGGCCATCATCGGGCTCGCCCTGATCGTGGCGGGCGTCGTCGTCATCAACGCCTTCTCGAAGTCGCTGCCGCACTAG
- a CDS encoding integron has translation MEADAMVSMFNSRTFGLAAALTLTGLSATALAQQPQVPVLVGGEADYDACGSQGVVRGLDPNGDGFLAVRGGPSSKYGMLDKIYNGMIVNLCDQRGSWLGVVYSHETRDCGVGTPWPRRQAYSGPCRSGWVYKKFVTDYAG, from the coding sequence ATGGAGGCGGACGCAATGGTGTCGATGTTCAATAGCCGGACTTTTGGCTTGGCGGCGGCCCTGACGCTGACGGGACTGTCGGCGACCGCACTGGCCCAGCAGCCGCAGGTCCCGGTTTTGGTCGGCGGCGAGGCGGATTACGACGCCTGCGGCTCGCAGGGTGTGGTGCGGGGCCTCGACCCCAACGGCGACGGATTCCTTGCCGTGCGCGGCGGACCCAGCTCCAAGTACGGCATGCTGGATAAGATCTACAACGGCATGATCGTCAATCTTTGCGATCAGCGCGGGAGTTGGCTCGGTGTCGTCTATTCGCACGAGACCAGGGATTGCGGCGTCGGGACGCCCTGGCCGCGCCGGCAAGCCTATTCCGGCCCGTGCCGCTCCGGCTGGGTCTACAAGAAATTCGTAACGGACTACGCCGGCTGA
- the ffh gene encoding signal recognition particle protein: protein MFETLSDRLSGIFDKLTRRGALSEEDVSEAMREVRRALIEADVALDVVKSFTDRVKAKAVGQDVVKSVTPGQMVVKIVNDELVRMLGSEAQGIDLAATPPVVMMMVGLQGSGKTTTTSKLAHRLTTRDKQKVMMASLDTRRPAAQEQLRVLGEQANVATLPIVEGQSPTEITERAVKAARLGGFDVLILDTAGRTHIDEELMAETAAIEKIAQPHETLLVADALTGQDAVNLAKNFGERVDLTGIVLTRVDGDGRGGAALSMRAVSGKPIKLMGVGEKLDALEDFHPDRIAGRILGMGDVVGLVEKAMETVEADKAQKMAERMKKGAFDLNDLSEQLGQMQKLGGMGGVLSMLPGIGKVKKQLDAANLDDSVLKRQQAIISSMTKGERKNPKLLNASRKKRVAAGSGTSVQDINKLVKMHRQMADMMKAMGKKRGALAGLFGGGMPQMPADMPEGGSLPKGAELPANFPGLPGGGLPGGLPGLPGTGLPGGLPGLRGLPGQRKKKR from the coding sequence ATGTTCGAGACCCTTTCCGATCGCCTTTCCGGCATTTTCGACAAGCTCACGCGCCGCGGCGCGCTAAGCGAGGAGGACGTGTCCGAAGCCATGCGCGAAGTGCGCCGGGCCCTGATCGAGGCCGACGTCGCGCTCGACGTGGTGAAGTCGTTCACGGACCGGGTGAAGGCCAAGGCCGTGGGCCAGGACGTGGTGAAGTCGGTGACGCCCGGCCAGATGGTGGTCAAGATCGTCAACGACGAACTCGTCCGCATGCTGGGCTCCGAGGCCCAGGGCATCGATCTCGCGGCCACCCCGCCCGTCGTCATGATGATGGTCGGGCTGCAGGGCTCCGGTAAAACCACCACCACGTCGAAGCTCGCCCATCGCCTCACGACCCGCGACAAGCAGAAGGTCATGATGGCCTCGCTCGACACGCGCCGTCCGGCGGCGCAAGAGCAACTTCGCGTGCTCGGCGAACAGGCCAATGTCGCCACCCTGCCGATCGTCGAGGGCCAGAGCCCGACCGAAATTACCGAGCGGGCCGTCAAGGCGGCCCGGCTCGGCGGCTTCGACGTGCTGATCCTCGATACCGCCGGCCGCACCCATATCGACGAAGAGCTGATGGCCGAGACGGCGGCGATCGAGAAGATCGCCCAGCCGCACGAGACACTGCTCGTCGCCGATGCGCTGACTGGTCAGGACGCGGTGAACCTCGCCAAGAACTTCGGCGAGCGGGTCGACCTGACCGGCATCGTTCTGACTCGCGTCGACGGCGACGGCCGTGGCGGCGCGGCGCTTTCCATGCGTGCGGTGTCAGGTAAGCCCATCAAGCTGATGGGTGTCGGCGAAAAGCTCGACGCCCTCGAAGATTTCCATCCAGATCGCATCGCCGGCCGCATTTTGGGCATGGGCGACGTGGTGGGCCTCGTCGAGAAGGCCATGGAGACGGTCGAGGCCGACAAGGCCCAGAAGATGGCCGAGCGCATGAAGAAGGGCGCGTTCGACCTCAACGACCTCTCCGAACAGCTCGGACAAATGCAGAAGCTTGGCGGCATGGGCGGCGTGCTCTCCATGCTGCCCGGCATCGGCAAGGTGAAGAAACAGCTCGACGCTGCCAATCTCGACGACAGTGTTCTCAAGCGCCAGCAAGCGATCATCAGCTCGATGACGAAGGGCGAGCGCAAGAATCCGAAACTGCTGAACGCCTCGCGCAAGAAGCGCGTCGCGGCGGGCTCGGGGACGAGCGTGCAGGACATCAACAAGCTCGTGAAAATGCACCGCCAGATGGCCGACATGATGAAGGCCATGGGCAAGAAACGCGGCGCGCTCGCGGGCCTGTTCGGCGGCGGCATGCCGCAAATGCCGGCCGACATGCCCGAGGGCGGAAGCCTCCCTAAGGGCGCGGAACTGCCCGCCAATTTTCCGGGCCTACCCGGCGGCGGACTTCCCGGCGGCTTGCCGGGGCTCCCGGGTACAGGCCTCCCAGGCGGCCTACCCGGACTTCGAGGACTTCCCGGACAGCGCAAGAAGAAGCGCTGA
- the rpsP gene encoding 30S ribosomal protein S16 has protein sequence MSLKIRLSRGGAKKRPFYRIVVADSRSPRDGRYIEKVGTFNPLLPKDSDDRIKLDTDRVKHWLSNGALPTDRVLRFLDAEGLMKREPRNNPEKAKPGKKRLEREEAKRAAEEEKAAAAAAEKEAAEQAAAEAESADADAATEEQADEEATDEVAAEEAKEASE, from the coding sequence ATGTCACTGAAGATCAGACTGTCGCGGGGCGGCGCCAAGAAGCGCCCGTTTTACCGCATCGTCGTTGCCGACTCGCGCAGCCCGCGCGACGGCCGCTACATCGAGAAGGTCGGCACATTCAACCCGCTGTTGCCGAAGGACTCCGACGATCGCATCAAGCTCGACACCGACCGTGTAAAGCACTGGCTCTCCAACGGCGCGTTGCCGACAGACCGTGTGCTTCGCTTCCTGGACGCCGAAGGCCTGATGAAGCGCGAGCCGCGCAACAACCCGGAGAAGGCCAAGCCGGGCAAGAAGCGCCTCGAGCGCGAGGAAGCCAAGCGCGCCGCCGAAGAGGAAAAGGCCGCCGCGGCTGCCGCTGAGAAGGAAGCTGCCGAGCAGGCCGCCGCCGAGGCAGAATCCGCCGACGCAGATGCGGCCACCGAAGAGCAGGCTGACGAAGAGGCGACCGACGAGGTTGCCGCCGAGGAAGCCAAAGAAGCTTCCGAGTAG
- the rimM gene encoding ribosome maturation factor RimM (Essential for efficient processing of 16S rRNA) — MGGDTNLVLLGEIGAAQGLKGEVRVRSYTEEPADIAAYGPLRNEAGTKTIEISHVRVTPKALIARIKGVTTREAAEALNRTKLYVARDALPEAAEDEWYVADLIGLLAVSPDGAPLGTVAAIHNFGAGDIIEVDRTDGGPSMLVAFSDDTVPEIDIAAGRLVLVPPEEIEASEDGDA; from the coding sequence GTGGGCGGCGACACAAATCTGGTTCTCCTTGGCGAGATCGGCGCGGCACAGGGCCTGAAGGGCGAAGTGCGCGTGCGGTCCTACACGGAAGAGCCGGCCGACATCGCCGCCTACGGCCCCTTGCGCAATGAGGCGGGCACGAAGACGATTGAGATCAGCCACGTCCGCGTCACGCCCAAGGCGCTGATCGCACGCATCAAGGGCGTGACCACCCGCGAAGCCGCCGAGGCGCTGAACCGCACCAAACTCTATGTCGCGCGTGACGCGTTGCCCGAGGCGGCCGAAGACGAATGGTACGTTGCGGACCTGATCGGCCTTCTGGCGGTCTCGCCCGACGGCGCGCCGCTCGGCACGGTGGCGGCGATCCACAATTTCGGCGCGGGCGATATCATCGAAGTCGATCGTACCGACGGCGGCCCGTCTATGCTCGTCGCCTTTTCGGACGATACGGTTCCCGAGATCGACATTGCTGCGGGACGCCTGGTGCTGGTCCCGCCGGAAGAGATCGAAGCCTCCGAAGACGGCGACGCTTAG
- a CDS encoding adenylate/guanylate cyclase domain-containing protein, protein MTPGPSPQKDRPAQRSASDLPILNRLGPLRRFAEIGIAGYPREIRIRLAIINVMALLIAFTSMTYVATYASFGVVKYWPLIVVNLVLVAIALLAPLAHRVNDCAAMIVIWVAEYAALFFFVRELGHNSGIQLNYIIGAAVAFAICGMGHIRLVVAAVLSGLALHLAAWFLYPPGSARIVADPALLHNLYVSSAVTTFGIVALVVGYALNKADRARAEADRLLANILPEPIIDRLKSNPAERIADTVPDASVLFTDLVGFTGLSQKLGAARTVEILDALVTEFDRLAAAYGVEKIKTIGDGYMAVAGVSRAQADHCQRIARLALALPKVVAKLSEAHDVELRIRIGIARGPVMAGVIGADKFSYDVWGETVNFAARLESHSLPGEIQVSAAVCDALGDKFLLTERGPVSIKGVGTRETWFLIEEAGPAPEATA, encoded by the coding sequence ATGACACCCGGCCCCTCCCCGCAAAAAGATCGCCCGGCGCAGCGAAGCGCATCCGATCTGCCGATCCTAAATCGGCTCGGGCCGCTGCGGCGCTTCGCCGAGATCGGCATTGCGGGCTACCCGCGCGAGATCCGCATCCGGCTCGCGATCATCAACGTGATGGCCCTGCTGATCGCCTTCACGTCGATGACCTATGTGGCGACCTACGCAAGTTTCGGGGTCGTGAAATACTGGCCGCTGATCGTGGTCAATCTCGTCCTGGTCGCCATCGCACTGCTGGCGCCGTTGGCGCATCGCGTAAACGACTGCGCGGCGATGATCGTGATTTGGGTCGCCGAATATGCGGCGCTGTTCTTCTTCGTGCGCGAACTCGGTCACAACTCGGGCATTCAACTGAACTACATCATCGGCGCGGCGGTCGCCTTCGCGATCTGCGGCATGGGGCACATCCGGCTGGTCGTTGCGGCGGTACTGTCGGGACTCGCGCTGCATCTCGCCGCGTGGTTCCTGTACCCGCCCGGCAGCGCGCGCATCGTGGCCGACCCCGCGCTGCTGCATAATCTCTATGTCTCCTCTGCCGTCACGACGTTCGGCATCGTGGCGCTGGTCGTGGGCTACGCCCTCAACAAGGCCGACCGCGCCCGGGCAGAAGCCGACCGGCTGCTTGCGAACATCCTGCCCGAGCCCATCATCGACCGGTTGAAGTCAAACCCGGCCGAACGCATCGCCGACACCGTGCCGGACGCATCGGTGCTCTTCACCGACCTCGTCGGGTTCACAGGGCTCTCGCAGAAGCTCGGCGCGGCCCGGACCGTCGAGATTCTCGATGCGCTCGTGACCGAGTTCGACCGTCTGGCGGCCGCGTATGGCGTTGAGAAGATCAAGACCATCGGCGACGGCTACATGGCCGTGGCGGGAGTCAGCCGCGCACAGGCCGATCATTGCCAGCGCATCGCTCGGTTGGCGCTCGCTCTGCCGAAAGTGGTGGCGAAACTGTCGGAGGCCCACGATGTCGAACTGCGTATCCGTATCGGCATCGCCCGGGGCCCGGTCATGGCCGGGGTGATCGGCGCGGACAAATTCTCCTACGATGTCTGGGGCGAGACGGTGAACTTCGCTGCCCGGCTGGAATCGCACTCGCTCCCGGGGGAGATTCAGGTCTCGGCGGCGGTCTGCGACGCCCTTGGCGACAAGTTCCTGCTGACCGAGCGCGGGCCCGTCTCCATCAAGGGCGTGGGGACGCGCGAAACATGGTTCTTGATCGAAGAGGCCGGCCCGGCCCCTGAAGCCACGGCATAA
- the trmD gene encoding tRNA (guanosine(37)-N1)-methyltransferase TrmD: protein MTWKATVLTLFPEMFPGPLGHSLAGKALADGVWQLDAIDIRDFAHDKHRSVDDTPAGGGAGMVMRADIAAAAIDTAKAKAPAGTPTIYLSPRGTPLTQAGVEMLAHGPGVILLCGRFEGLDQRVLDAREIEEVSIGDYVLSGGDLAAHVIMDACVRLLPGVVGNAGTHDEESFAAGLLEYPHYTRPREWEGHAIPDVLLSGDHEKIAAWRREQAEALTKTRRPDLWEKHGKAKS from the coding sequence ATGACCTGGAAGGCGACCGTGCTCACCCTGTTCCCGGAGATGTTTCCGGGACCGCTCGGTCATAGCCTGGCGGGGAAGGCGCTTGCCGACGGCGTTTGGCAGCTTGACGCGATCGACATCCGGGACTTCGCCCACGACAAGCATCGCTCCGTGGACGACACGCCCGCCGGCGGGGGCGCGGGCATGGTAATGCGCGCCGACATCGCCGCCGCCGCCATCGACACCGCAAAGGCGAAGGCCCCGGCAGGCACGCCCACAATCTACCTCTCGCCCCGCGGCACGCCGCTCACGCAGGCCGGTGTCGAGATGCTGGCCCACGGCCCCGGCGTGATCCTACTCTGCGGCCGGTTCGAGGGGCTGGATCAGCGCGTGCTCGATGCGCGCGAGATCGAGGAGGTCTCCATCGGCGACTATGTGCTTTCGGGCGGGGATCTGGCCGCACATGTGATTATGGACGCCTGCGTGCGCCTGCTCCCCGGCGTGGTCGGGAACGCGGGCACCCATGACGAGGAGAGCTTCGCCGCGGGCCTCCTCGAATACCCGCACTACACGAGGCCCCGGGAGTGGGAAGGCCATGCCATTCCCGACGTGCTTCTCTCCGGCGACCACGAGAAGATCGCGGCCTGGCGCCGCGAACAGGCCGAAGCGCTCACGAAGACGCGCCGGCCGGACCTTTGGGAAAAGCACGGCAAGGCCAAATCTTGA
- a CDS encoding c-type cytochrome produces MKSMMLLAAVLALGPTSEIHAQDADIAAGKAYAEAVCAKCHAVLAGEDLSSEFGATPFQELAERPGMTEYALSVWLQTSHPTMPDIVLEQDEMRNVIAYIRSLDRRP; encoded by the coding sequence ATGAAATCGATGATGTTGCTTGCCGCCGTGTTGGCGCTGGGACCGACCAGCGAAATTCACGCCCAGGACGCCGACATCGCAGCCGGAAAGGCCTATGCCGAAGCCGTCTGCGCCAAATGTCACGCAGTGCTGGCGGGCGAGGACCTCTCCTCCGAGTTCGGCGCCACGCCCTTCCAGGAGTTGGCCGAAAGACCCGGCATGACTGAATACGCGCTGTCGGTGTGGCTCCAGACCTCCCATCCGACCATGCCGGATATCGTCTTGGAGCAGGACGAAATGCGCAACGTCATCGCCTATATCCGGAGCCTCGACCGCAGGCCTTGA
- the rplS gene encoding 50S ribosomal protein L19 → MAFAHGPQVTRQAPVKGTEMNIIAELEKEQVTERLNKRSVPEFGPGDTVRVNVRVVEGERSRVQAYEGVCIARAGGGIHENFTVRKISYGEGVERVFPIHSPLIESIEVVRHGRVRRAKLYYLRGRRGKSARIPERRDTRTDAKGKKAHGFKGFTKPKGEPDDLKLIAGITEDIEKKLNKLGVTKFDQIANLSDDGIAYIAEKLSLGTQIEDNDWSAKAVALLAETTADEVPAIEDEAAESDTADKKDA, encoded by the coding sequence ATGGCGTTCGCTCATGGGCCCCAAGTGACCCGGCAGGCGCCCGTGAAAGGTACCGAGATGAACATTATTGCCGAGCTCGAAAAGGAGCAGGTCACCGAGCGCCTCAACAAGCGTAGCGTGCCGGAATTCGGCCCCGGTGACACCGTCCGCGTCAACGTGAGGGTTGTGGAAGGCGAGCGCAGCCGCGTTCAGGCCTATGAGGGCGTGTGCATCGCCCGTGCCGGTGGCGGCATCCACGAGAACTTCACGGTCCGCAAGATTTCCTACGGCGAAGGCGTGGAGCGCGTGTTCCCGATCCACTCGCCGCTGATCGAATCCATCGAAGTGGTACGCCACGGTCGTGTTCGCCGGGCCAAGCTCTATTACCTGCGCGGACGCCGCGGCAAGTCGGCCCGTATCCCGGAGCGCCGCGATACACGCACCGACGCCAAGGGCAAGAAGGCGCACGGCTTCAAGGGCTTCACCAAGCCCAAGGGCGAGCCGGACGATCTGAAGCTCATCGCCGGCATTACCGAGGACATCGAGAAGAAGCTCAACAAGCTCGGCGTCACCAAGTTCGATCAGATCGCCAATCTCAGCGACGACGGCATCGCCTACATTGCCGAGAAGCTCTCGCTCGGCACCCAGATCGAAGACAACGACTGGAGCGCCAAGGCCGTCGCGCTTCTGGCCGAGACCACGGCCGACGAAGTCCCGGCGATTGAGGACGAAGCGGCTGAGTCCGACACGGCTGATAAGAAGGACGCATAG
- the leuC gene encoding 3-isopropylmalate dehydratase large subunit, with protein MAKPRTLYDKIWDEHLVHEAPDGTSLLYIDRHLVHEVTSPQAFEGLRMAGRNVRAPEKTLAVVDHNVPTTDRSKGIDDPDSATQVAALAKNAKDFGIDYYHELDERQGIVHVVGPEQGFTLPGTTIVCGDSHTSTHGAFGALAHGIGTSEVEHVLATQTLIQQKAKNMLVRVDGKLPENVTAKDIILAIIGKIGTAGGTGHVIEYAGEAIRDLSMEGRMTVCNMSIEGGARAGLIAPDQKTFDYIMGRPRAPKGAAFEMAKAHWETLFTDDGAHFDAEIVLDAANLPPIVTWGTSPEQVVAVDGRVPNPADIADETKRQAAIRALDYMGLKGGEKVTDIALDRIFIGSCTNGRIEDLRAVAKVVEGQHVNENLNAMIVPGSGLVKLQAEEEGLDKIFLDAGFEWREPGCSMCLAMNPDKLAPGERCASTSNRNFEGRQGRLGRTHLVSPQMAAAAAIAGRFVDIRDLH; from the coding sequence ATGGCAAAGCCCCGCACGCTCTACGACAAAATCTGGGACGAACATCTGGTCCACGAGGCCCCCGACGGGACCTCACTTCTCTATATCGACCGTCACCTCGTCCATGAGGTCACGAGCCCGCAGGCATTCGAGGGCCTGCGCATGGCCGGGCGTAACGTCCGCGCGCCCGAGAAAACGCTCGCCGTGGTGGATCACAACGTTCCGACCACGGACCGCTCCAAGGGCATCGACGATCCAGATTCGGCCACCCAGGTCGCGGCGCTCGCCAAGAACGCCAAGGACTTCGGCATTGACTATTATCACGAGCTCGACGAGCGTCAGGGCATCGTGCACGTGGTCGGCCCCGAGCAGGGCTTCACCCTGCCCGGCACCACCATCGTCTGCGGCGACAGCCATACATCGACCCATGGCGCGTTCGGCGCGCTGGCCCACGGCATCGGCACGTCCGAGGTGGAGCATGTGCTTGCTACCCAGACGCTGATCCAGCAGAAGGCCAAGAACATGCTGGTGCGCGTGGACGGCAAGCTGCCCGAGAACGTCACTGCGAAGGACATCATCCTCGCCATCATCGGCAAGATCGGCACCGCCGGCGGCACCGGCCATGTCATCGAGTATGCGGGCGAGGCTATCCGCGACCTTTCAATGGAAGGCCGCATGACCGTCTGCAACATGTCGATCGAAGGCGGCGCCCGCGCCGGTCTCATCGCGCCGGATCAGAAAACGTTCGACTACATCATGGGCCGCCCGCGTGCGCCCAAAGGCGCCGCGTTCGAAATGGCGAAGGCCCATTGGGAGACGCTGTTCACGGACGATGGCGCCCATTTCGACGCCGAGATCGTTCTGGACGCGGCCAACCTGCCGCCCATCGTCACCTGGGGCACGAGCCCCGAACAGGTGGTCGCCGTCGACGGCCGCGTGCCGAACCCGGCGGACATCGCCGACGAAACGAAGCGTCAGGCTGCGATCCGCGCGCTCGATTATATGGGTCTCAAGGGCGGCGAGAAGGTCACCGACATCGCGCTGGACCGCATCTTCATCGGCTCCTGCACCAACGGCCGCATCGAGGATCTGCGCGCCGTGGCGAAGGTTGTCGAAGGCCAGCACGTCAACGAGAACCTGAACGCGATGATCGTGCCGGGCTCTGGCCTCGTGAAGCTGCAGGCCGAGGAAGAGGGGCTCGACAAGATCTTCCTGGACGCAGGCTTCGAATGGCGCGAGCCAGGCTGCTCCATGTGCCTTGCCATGAACCCGGACAAGCTGGCCCCAGGCGAGCGTTGCGCGTCGACCTCGAACCGCAACTTCGAAGGCCGCCAGGGCCGTTTGGGCCGCACTCATCTGGTCTCGCCCCAAATGGCCGCCGCCGCGGCCATCGCCGGCCGCTTCGTCGACATCCGCGATCTGCACTAA